A single window of Streptococcus cristatus ATCC 51100 DNA harbors:
- a CDS encoding glycosyltransferase family 2 protein → MKNNHTWVICAYGESEFLEACILSLQDQTLSSKIICYSSTPLDSIKQLCQKYQIPFYTKEGGGIGKDWNNALSFAETSYATIAHQDDYYEPTYLEAVMQKIEQSKDILIAYTDYFEEKNGVKIPANTNLKIKTLMLKTLNLMPSSRFWRNRVLAFGNPISCPAVTYNLEALRDFRFDEEMRVSLDWYAWYKISDYKGRFAYISEKLMCHRIHGESETTKTISDNTRTKEDLFMYQLFWPKWVANLINKAYMKSQDANSN, encoded by the coding sequence ATGAAAAATAACCATACTTGGGTGATTTGTGCCTATGGCGAAAGTGAATTCTTAGAAGCTTGCATCCTGTCTCTGCAAGATCAAACCTTGTCATCAAAGATTATCTGTTATAGTTCAACACCGCTGGATTCAATCAAGCAGCTTTGCCAGAAGTATCAAATTCCTTTTTATACGAAAGAAGGCGGCGGTATCGGTAAGGACTGGAATAATGCACTCTCTTTTGCTGAGACTTCTTATGCTACCATTGCCCACCAAGACGACTATTATGAACCTACTTATCTAGAAGCAGTGATGCAAAAAATAGAGCAGTCTAAAGACATTCTCATTGCTTATACAGACTATTTTGAAGAGAAAAATGGAGTCAAGATTCCAGCTAATACTAATTTGAAAATCAAGACTCTCATGCTTAAAACCTTGAACCTAATGCCATCCAGTCGTTTTTGGAGAAATCGGGTTCTAGCTTTTGGCAATCCCATTTCCTGTCCGGCTGTGACTTACAATTTAGAGGCATTAAGGGATTTTCGATTTGATGAGGAAATGCGCGTGAGTCTGGATTGGTATGCTTGGTACAAGATTAGTGATTATAAGGGGCGATTTGCTTATATTTCTGAGAAACTCATGTGCCACCGGATTCATGGAGAGTCGGAAACAACCAAGACTATTTCAGATAATACTAGGACCAAAGAAGATTTGTTCATGTATCAGCTTTTCTGGCCTAAGTGGGTGGCTAATCTGATAAACAAAGCATATATGAAGAGTCAAGATGCCAACTCAAATTAA
- a CDS encoding DUF2304 domain-containing protein: MSILSIVMLVASVLFLYFVFRNINQNNILFEQAFMWIVIGFVLIIISVFDRIPVSIAKLLGFELTSNFVMSLAIFFLLVIVFLHTISISKQKEQIKQLVQELSIMKQKISKLESEKDEK; this comes from the coding sequence ATGTCCATTTTGTCTATTGTTATGCTAGTGGCTTCAGTTCTATTCCTGTATTTTGTCTTTCGGAATATCAATCAAAATAATATTTTGTTTGAGCAAGCCTTTATGTGGATTGTTATTGGCTTCGTGCTGATTATTATCTCTGTTTTTGATCGGATTCCAGTTTCTATTGCCAAATTGTTGGGCTTTGAGCTGACATCAAACTTTGTGATGTCCTTGGCCATTTTTTTCTTGCTGGTTATTGTTTTTTTACATACTATTTCCATTTCCAAGCAAAAGGAACAAATCAAGCAGTTGGTGCAAGAACTGTCCATTATGAAGCAAAAAATATCTAAGTTAGAGAGTGAAAAAGATGAAAAATAA
- a CDS encoding glycosyltransferase family 2 protein — MKVLMIIPAYNEEESILNTVMSIVEYRKKVDFDLDYVVINDGSVDRTKEILDNHHLNAIHLVMNLGIGGAVQTGYKYALENNYDVAVQFDGDGQHDIESLDALLEPIRRQQADLVVGSRFIGDKSSEFQTTFMRRFGITIISAFIKLTTGKRILDTTSGYRLANRDIIRQFAARYPIKYPEPESIVHILKRKYKVVEAPANMFERAGGVSSITPIKSIRYMIEVCSSILIAAFMKESE, encoded by the coding sequence TTGAAAGTTTTAATGATAATTCCTGCTTATAATGAGGAAGAAAGTATTTTAAATACGGTTATGAGCATTGTAGAATATCGGAAGAAAGTTGATTTTGACTTAGACTACGTAGTCATCAATGATGGCTCTGTTGACAGAACCAAGGAGATTTTGGACAACCATCATCTGAATGCTATTCATTTGGTTATGAATTTAGGGATTGGAGGAGCTGTTCAGACCGGCTATAAGTATGCTCTTGAGAATAATTATGATGTGGCCGTACAGTTTGATGGAGATGGTCAACATGATATTGAGTCGCTGGATGCTTTGCTGGAGCCTATTCGTCGTCAGCAGGCGGATTTGGTTGTTGGTTCTCGTTTTATCGGTGACAAGTCTTCAGAATTTCAGACGACTTTTATGCGGCGATTTGGCATTACTATTATCTCAGCCTTTATTAAATTAACAACTGGTAAAAGGATTCTGGATACCACATCAGGCTATCGTTTGGCCAATCGAGACATTATTCGACAATTCGCTGCGCGCTATCCTATCAAGTACCCTGAACCAGAATCAATCGTCCATATCTTGAAGCGGAAATATAAAGTGGTGGAAGCACCAGCCAATATGTTTGAACGTGCAGGAGGAGTCTCATCGATTACTCCGATTAAGTCCATTCGCTATATGATTGAAGTTTGCTCTTCAATCTTGATTGCTGCTTTTATGAAAGAGAGTGAATAA
- a CDS encoding glycosyltransferase family 2 protein has protein sequence MSKPAISVIIPVYNAQDGIKRCVDSLLNQSFKNFEIILLNDGSKDNSLNILKEYELKYSFVRVIDKQNEGVAVTRNKGILLAEGEYTMFMDNDDFVDSDYIETFYQAIHEKRLDLVIGGYKRVNQDNQIIFSQDIQQSEWSKYIIMAPWAKIYRTEFLKTNNLEFFDYGIGEDIIFNLAAYKATYKIGLLDYKGYNWYYNSQSISNTSQRCFSPKIDILVLFSKILELGKPSELEVYYLKRYYVWYLLFSGRTSSNQEFIHQYIRIKEWLKENKLISTISPLSKKVQGERFQTKISLIVFLSLEKLRLVPLFAKIYCKGKKDN, from the coding sequence ATGTCTAAACCAGCTATTTCAGTTATTATTCCAGTTTATAATGCACAAGACGGGATTAAACGCTGTGTAGATTCTCTTTTGAATCAATCATTTAAGAATTTTGAAATTATTCTTCTCAACGATGGTTCGAAAGATAACTCTTTAAATATTTTAAAAGAATATGAATTGAAGTATAGTTTTGTAAGAGTAATTGACAAACAAAATGAAGGAGTTGCAGTAACTAGAAATAAGGGGATTCTTCTAGCTGAGGGAGAATATACTATGTTCATGGATAATGATGATTTTGTTGATAGTGATTACATTGAAACTTTTTATCAGGCTATTCATGAGAAAAGGCTAGACTTAGTTATTGGTGGCTACAAACGTGTCAATCAGGATAACCAAATTATCTTTAGCCAGGATATACAGCAGTCAGAATGGTCCAAGTATATTATAATGGCTCCTTGGGCCAAAATTTACCGAACGGAGTTCTTGAAAACGAACAATCTAGAATTTTTTGACTATGGTATAGGAGAAGATATCATTTTTAACCTAGCTGCCTATAAGGCAACATACAAAATAGGTTTGTTAGATTATAAAGGATATAATTGGTATTACAATAGTCAGAGTATTTCTAACACTTCTCAGAGATGTTTCTCTCCTAAAATTGATATTTTAGTTCTTTTTTCAAAAATATTAGAGCTGGGTAAGCCATCTGAGCTAGAAGTATATTACTTGAAAAGATATTATGTTTGGTATTTGCTTTTTTCTGGGAGAACCTCATCCAATCAGGAGTTTATTCATCAGTATATTAGGATTAAGGAATGGTTAAAAGAGAATAAACTCATCAGTACGATCTCTCCCTTGTCTAAGAAGGTTCAGGGCGAAAGATTTCAGACTAAAATTTCTCTAATTGTTTTTTTGAGTTTAGAAAAGTTAAGGTTAGTTCCATTATTTGCTAAAATTTATTGTAAAGGGAAGAAGGATAATTGA
- a CDS encoding lipopolysaccharide biosynthesis protein → MSQKSEISLPSVKSNYIWNMLGTISASFISFFLLLLASRLLSSQDSDIFSIAFALGQQFYVLGYFQIRNLQSTDVKETYSFASYHNTRIFTVFLMLLTSLFYVCWQGYDIYKSAIISLLVFYRAIDAYSDVIQGFFQQKNRSDLAGKIQFHRSWLCMLVFAVVLLLTKSLLFASLIIGLVNLVLTSLLDITYYRRHFRNECLTPLLFKDKSNVFSILKNSFPLFLNGFLLAYIYNEPKIVIDRLLTSGVLVSGMQRDFNILFMPVFVLSLLFFVLRPLTTQLSIYWNEKKELLFFKQVRLLFLVMLVLGFIIVGLGYLIGTEVLGAVYGIQLQEYKLPFTILLVGGILNVLALVVDIIMTIFRKQHYLMIAYLLTFAVSKFITLPFIRDQKLMGAANSFLISMCVFCATSLIIYGIAKNQEKRNRIL, encoded by the coding sequence ATGTCCCAGAAATCAGAAATTTCACTACCGTCAGTTAAGAGCAATTATATATGGAATATGTTAGGGACTATTTCAGCTTCATTTATCTCCTTTTTTCTACTACTACTAGCTTCAAGATTATTAAGCTCGCAAGATTCTGATATATTTAGTATCGCATTTGCTTTAGGACAGCAGTTCTATGTGTTGGGATATTTTCAGATTAGAAATCTGCAGTCTACAGATGTAAAGGAAACGTATAGTTTCGCTTCATACCACAATACTAGGATTTTTACAGTCTTTTTGATGCTGCTTACTTCCCTATTTTATGTATGCTGGCAAGGCTATGACATCTACAAATCGGCTATTATTTCTCTGTTGGTTTTTTACCGAGCTATAGATGCTTATTCGGATGTCATCCAAGGCTTTTTCCAGCAAAAGAACAGGTCAGATCTAGCTGGAAAAATTCAGTTTCACAGAAGCTGGCTTTGTATGCTCGTTTTTGCAGTTGTTCTGCTACTCACAAAATCTTTACTTTTTGCTAGTTTGATTATTGGTTTAGTAAATCTCGTTTTAACATCGCTCTTAGATATCACTTACTATAGACGTCATTTTCGGAATGAATGTCTTACTCCCTTGCTATTTAAGGATAAAAGCAATGTCTTCTCTATTTTAAAAAACAGTTTTCCTTTGTTTTTAAATGGATTTTTACTTGCTTATATCTATAATGAGCCTAAAATTGTCATTGACCGCTTGTTAACAAGCGGAGTTCTGGTGTCAGGTATGCAAAGGGACTTTAACATTTTATTTATGCCTGTCTTTGTCCTATCCCTTTTATTCTTCGTCCTTAGACCGTTGACTACACAGCTTTCAATTTATTGGAATGAGAAGAAGGAACTACTTTTTTTCAAACAAGTTCGCCTACTGTTTTTGGTTATGCTTGTTTTGGGTTTTATTATTGTTGGCTTAGGTTATTTGATTGGTACAGAAGTGTTAGGTGCTGTTTATGGTATTCAGTTACAAGAATATAAGCTGCCCTTTACAATATTGTTAGTAGGTGGTATTTTAAATGTTTTAGCCTTAGTAGTTGATATCATTATGACCATCTTTAGAAAACAGCATTATCTGATGATAGCCTATTTACTGACATTTGCTGTTTCAAAATTTATTACTTTACCATTTATCCGCGACCAAAAATTGATGGGAGCTGCTAATTCCTTTTTAATTTCCATGTGTGTTTTTTGTGCAACAAGTCTGATTATCTATGGTATTGCTAAAAATCAGGAAAAAAGAAATAGGATTCTATGA
- the rfbD gene encoding dTDP-4-dehydrorhamnose reductase has translation MILITGANGQLGTELRYLLDERNEEYVAVDVAEMDITNSQMVDKVFAEVKPSLVYHCAAYTAVDAAEDEGKELDYAINVTGTENVAKAAEAHGATMVYISTDYVFDGQKPVGEEWEVDDRPDPQTEYGRTKRMGEELVEKYSSRFYIIRTAWVFGNYGKNFVFTMQNLAKTHKTLTVVNDQHGRPTWTRTLAEFMTYLAENQKEFGYYHLSNDASEDTTWYDFAVEILKDTDVEVQPVDSSKFPAKAKRPFNSTMSLAKAKATGFVIPTWQDALKEFYKQDKKH, from the coding sequence ATGATTTTAATTACAGGCGCGAATGGACAGCTGGGAACAGAGCTCCGCTATCTTTTGGATGAGCGCAATGAGGAGTATGTTGCTGTTGATGTGGCAGAAATGGATATTACCAATTCCCAAATGGTGGACAAGGTCTTTGCGGAAGTCAAGCCAAGCTTGGTCTATCACTGCGCAGCCTATACTGCAGTTGATGCAGCTGAAGATGAAGGTAAAGAGCTGGACTATGCCATCAACGTGACTGGTACCGAAAATGTGGCAAAAGCAGCAGAAGCACATGGGGCGACCATGGTCTACATCTCAACAGACTATGTCTTTGATGGACAAAAGCCTGTCGGAGAGGAATGGGAAGTAGACGATCGACCAGATCCACAGACCGAGTATGGCCGTACCAAGCGCATGGGTGAGGAGCTAGTTGAGAAATATTCCAGCCGTTTCTACATTATCCGTACTGCCTGGGTCTTTGGGAACTACGGTAAAAACTTTGTCTTTACCATGCAAAATCTTGCTAAGACGCACAAAACTCTGACTGTAGTCAATGACCAGCATGGCCGTCCGACTTGGACTCGTACGCTAGCTGAATTTATGACCTATCTGGCTGAAAATCAAAAGGAATTTGGTTATTACCATCTGTCTAATGATGCATCAGAGGACACAACTTGGTATGACTTTGCAGTGGAAATTCTCAAAGATACGGATGTGGAAGTCCAGCCAGTTGATTCTAGCAAGTTCCCAGCTAAGGCTAAGCGACCTTTCAACTCAACTATGAGTCTGGCCAAGGCCAAGGCTACAGGCTTTGTCATTCCAACTTGGCAGGATGCTTTGAAAGAGTTTTACAAGCAGGATAAAAAACACTGA